In Deltaproteobacteria bacterium, the sequence AACCATCATCGAAACCGCCCAGTGTGCCGCCACTTCCAGCCATGTCCAGGCCTATACCGTTATCCAGGTAACCGACAAGGTCGTTCGCCGTCGGATCGCCGAATTGAGCGGCCCCCAGGCATGGGTGGAACAGGCGCCGGTGTTTCTCGTTTTCTGCGCGGACCTCAACCGTCTGGAAAAGGCCTGCAGCCTGCACGGGAAAAAAATGGCCCAGGGCTTTGCCGAACAGTTTGTCGTGGCCACTGTGGACACGGCGCTGCTGGCCCAGAATGCGCTGATCGCAGCCGAATCGCTGGGGCTGGGAGGCGTTTACATCGGCGGCATCCGCAATGACCCCCAGAAAGTCTGTGACCTATTGGAAATTACGGGGAAAGCCTATCCCGTGTTCGGCATGTGTCTCGGGTATCCGGGCCACAATCCTCCCGTTAAACCGCGTCTCCCAGTGGAAGCCGTATTCAAGATCGACCGCTACGACCGTGACAACGAAGACGCCTTTTTAAGGGCTTTCGACCGTGTCACCAACACCTACTACCGGAACCGGGACATCAATCTCAAAGACCAGACCTGGACGGGCCAGATAGCCGAATTCATGAGCCGGAAGGTTCGCCCCCACATGAAGTCCTTCTTTCAAAAACGAGATTTTTTTATTCGCTAAGCATTAGATATTTTCATGGCGCCATCTCCAGATGATGGGTGACGCACTGCGGTATATCCTCAGAATGGTGGGAGACAAACAGGACCTGCGTGTCCGGCTGCCTGCCGATGGCATCGACCACGGCCAGGATGCGCTTGCGGTTGACGGGGTCGAGGCCCTGACACGGTTCGTCCAGTACGAGTATTTCGGGGGATTTTACCACCGCTCTTGCCAGCAGAATCATGCGCCGCTCGCCAAAAGAAAGCAGGTCGTAGCGCGTTTCCTTGAGCCGCCTCAATCCGAGGCGGTCGACCCAGGCCGCGGCGGCGGCCACCTGCCGTGAACCGGCCCGGCGGTAGAGGCCCACGGAATCGAAAAAGCCGGAGAGGACGACATCGAAGGCCCTGATGGGTTTGCGGTAATTGATCTGAAATTCGGAAGAAACCACCCCCAGGCGCCGCTTGATGTCCCAAATGGTTTCACCGCTGCCCCTTCTTTTCCCGAACAGGTAGATTTCGTTGGCATATGCCTGGGGATGGTCCCCGGTTATCATCTGCAGAAGGGTCGACTTCCCCGATCCGTTGGGGCCGGTTATGGACCAGTTTTCACCGCTGCGCACCGTCCAGTCCAAATTGTCGAACACGGTCCGGCTGCCATAGCGGACACACGCCTTTTTCACAGAGATCACAACCGTGCCCTCTTTCCCTCGTGAAGGCGCCGCCCCGCTCCCAACGGCGGAAGCGACCCCCGTCGCACCCTCGTCCGCGCCGTAAACCCCCTCCAGCACGTCACGGGCCAGCACCTGATGACGCGGTCCGCTGCTGAACACGCGGCCCGCTTTTAAACCGATAACATGGGAAAAGGCGGGCAGCAGGTTGCCGACCCTGTGGGTGGCCAGCATGACGCGCACCCCGGCAGCCAGCACAAGCCCGATCGATTTTCCCAGGCGGCCGCGCCCTTGTCGGTCGAGGCCCTCGAAGGGTTCATCCAGCAGAAGCAGCCCGCGGGAACGAACGATTGCCCGGGCAATGAGAATGCGCCTGATCTCTCCTGTGGAAAGAAAGCGTATCGGCCGTTCCAGCAGACGGTCGACCTCGAGCATGGAAAAAATTTCAGCTAGGGGAAGTCCCGCGGCTGCACCACCGCCTTCTCCGACGGCGGCGATGATATCCCCGGCGGTGACGTAGCTCTCGATATTGCCGCTGAAAAAGCGGGCATCGTCCGCGGCCTGCTCCCTGGCAATCAGGCGGCGATGGACTTCAAAAGACACGTATCCGATGCTTTCCGGCCGGGCCAGCTCGTGATGGCGGTGGATGGTGCCGCCCACCACCGCGGTTTCACCGGCCAGCGCCCGCATGAGCGTCGATTTTCCCGATCCGTTGGGCCCGATGACGGCCCAGTTCTCCCCATCCCTGATGGTCCAATCGGTCGCGGGCAGAATGCGCCGGTCTCGAACCCGGAGGGTGACGTTGTCGAAGGTGATAAACCGACCGGCTGATTTTTGCCGGCCTTTACCCGCACGATCGATTGAGTGCATTTAACTCACTATCACTAGGCTTTCCGCCAGATGCAGCGATTAATTACGGCCGAAGGCTACATAACGTGCGTAGCACCAGTTACATGCGTGGCATGAATGACACCTGAAGGGTAAATGACCGCCGAAGGCGAATCACACCACCGTATACCCCGGGCCGTCACCACCCTCCGGGCAGGTCCAGGTAATGTTGTCGTAGGGATCCTTGATATCACAGGTTTTGCAGTGAAAACAATTGGATGGATTGAGCTTTATCCTGATGCGGCCCGGATTTTCTTCGTCGGGCACGGCCTCGTATACGTTTCCCGGACAAAACCGCGTGCAGGGGTTGCCGTACGTTTCACGACACGCTCCGGCACAAATTGCGCGGTCGTGAATGATCAGGTGCGGGGGTTGATCTTCCCGGTGCATGGTTTTCGACAGGTAGACGCCGGTCAGTTTGTCCACCATGAGCACGTTGTCGAACAGCTCCTTCGCCGGCCTGTCGACGGCATGTGCCCTGCGGGAATGCAGCGGCTGCATGGTGCGGCTGTCGTCCCGGATAGGCATTCTATCGCGTATCCCCTTCCCCCGGGTAACGTACTGGGCGCCCAGATGCACGGCCTTGAGCACCGGCGGTTTCGAAAGCGCCTGATAAAAATTTCTCCCTTCAAAAAGCGCTGCGTGCAGCCAGCTCTCAGCAATCCGATCGTTGTAGACATCCAGCGTCTCCAGGCTGAAGTCCTCCTTTTCAACGGCCGTGACGA encodes:
- a CDS encoding ATP-binding cassette domain-containing protein, coding for MHSIDRAGKGRQKSAGRFITFDNVTLRVRDRRILPATDWTIRDGENWAVIGPNGSGKSTLMRALAGETAVVGGTIHRHHELARPESIGYVSFEVHRRLIAREQAADDARFFSGNIESYVTAGDIIAAVGEGGGAAAGLPLAEIFSMLEVDRLLERPIRFLSTGEIRRILIARAIVRSRGLLLLDEPFEGLDRQGRGRLGKSIGLVLAAGVRVMLATHRVGNLLPAFSHVIGLKAGRVFSSGPRHQVLARDVLEGVYGADEGATGVASAVGSGAAPSRGKEGTVVISVKKACVRYGSRTVFDNLDWTVRSGENWSITGPNGSGKSTLLQMITGDHPQAYANEIYLFGKRRGSGETIWDIKRRLGVVSSEFQINYRKPIRAFDVVLSGFFDSVGLYRRAGSRQVAAAAAWVDRLGLRRLKETRYDLLSFGERRMILLARAVVKSPEILVLDEPCQGLDPVNRKRILAVVDAIGRQPDTQVLFVSHHSEDIPQCVTHHLEMAP
- the nfsA gene encoding oxygen-insensitive NADPH nitroreductase; its protein translation is MNATMALQRSHRSIRKFKATPVSIDLVKTIIETAQCAATSSHVQAYTVIQVTDKVVRRRIAELSGPQAWVEQAPVFLVFCADLNRLEKACSLHGKKMAQGFAEQFVVATVDTALLAQNALIAAESLGLGGVYIGGIRNDPQKVCDLLEITGKAYPVFGMCLGYPGHNPPVKPRLPVEAVFKIDRYDRDNEDAFLRAFDRVTNTYYRNRDINLKDQTWTGQIAEFMSRKVRPHMKSFFQKRDFFIR